GAAGGCCGAGCCTTTCCTGATCAGCACCTGGCTGAAGCATCCGCACCGCGATGATTATTGGAAGCATGGATCGGTGGTCGAAAATTTCGGCGCCATTACCGCGGCCACGCTGGTGGTGGGCGGCTGGAACGATGCCTATTCCAACGCAGCGCCGCGTTTGATGAAGGGGCTGCGCTGCCCGCGCAAGGCGATCATCGGGCCATGGGCGCATAAATATGCGCATTTTGCAGTGCCTGATCCGAAGATCGGATTCCTGCAGGAAATGCTGCGCTGGTGGGATTTCTATTTGAAGGATATCGACACCAAGGTGACGCAAGACCCGGATTTCCGCGTCTATGTGATGGAGCCGTGGAAGCCCGGTTCCTTCCCCACCAGGATCGAAGGCCGCTGGATTGGCGACGCCTATTGGGGCGTGGGCAATACCGAAACCAAAACCTGGTTCCTCACCGACAAGGGCATTGCTTCTGCCAAGGGCGAAGAGAAGGCGCTTGAGATCACCTCGAAGCAAACCACCGGTTTTGATGGCGGTGAATATTGCATCATCTGGCTGGGCCCGGAATTTGCCGGTGACCAAGCCAAGGATGACAGCCAGTCGATCACCTTCGAAAGCCCTGCCCTCACTGACGACATGGACCTGGTGGGTGCGCCCGCGATCGAGCTGGAATTCAGCGTGGACAAGCCGGTGGCGCACATTGCCGTGCGACTGAATGATGTGTGGCCGACGGGTGAAGTTTCACGCATCACCTATCATCTGCAGAACCTGACAATGCGCGTGTCGCGCGGGCAGCCCACGCCATTGGTGCCGGGCCAGCGTTACCGCATGCGCATCAAGCTGGATGACATTGCTTATAAAGTGCCTAAGGGCCACAAGCTGCGCGTAGCGATTTCGACCTCTTACTTCCCGATGATGTGGCCAGCACCGGAGCCGGTAAAGCTTACGGTTTATGCCGGGCCATCGGAACTGGCCTTGCCGGTGCGCAAGAAATATGCGGCGGGGCAGCTGGTTCATTTCGGCGAGCCGGAAGGGGCAAAGCCGGTTGATCTGCAGCATCTGAAGCCAGCGTCCAACAAGCGCGAAGTGACAGTTGATCCAAAGACCGGTGAAACCAAGATGTCGATTGTCGATGAATTCGGCACGCAGCTGATCAAGCCGCTGAACCTCACCATCTGGGGCACGGGGCGCGAGAATTACTCGATCATGCCGGATGATCCGCTGTCAGCGAAAATGGAAACCCATTGGACCGAAGCACGCAAGCGCGGCAAGTGGGAAGTGCGTACTGAGACCTATGGACGCCTGACCTGCACCAAGACGCATTGGATCGTGTGGGGCAAGATCGACGCGTTTGAAGGCAAGAAGAAGGTCTTCACCAAAGAGTTCAAGGAAAAGATCAAGCGCGATCTGCAGTAAGAGATGTATCAGCCCCCGCATTTCATTGAAGAGCGGCTGGAGGTTCAGCACCAGCTGATCAGGGCGCATCCGTTTGGATTGCTGATCTCGGTGGGCGCTGATGGACCGGAGGCGAATGGCATTCCTTTCCTGCTGGATGCCACGTATGCGCGCCATGGACGCCTGCTGGCGCATGTGGCGCGGGCCAATGGCCAGTGGCGCGAAC
This genomic interval from Aestuariivirga litoralis contains the following:
- a CDS encoding CocE/NonD family hydrolase, which produces MPIKTVTKFPRKTKEVKNFFIPLSDGTQLAARMFIPTDAAKNPVPALLEYLPYRKTDGTHVRDALTHPYMAGHGYAAIRVDMRGNGDSDGIMLDEYTKQEQDDALEVIDWIAKQKWCSGKVGMFGISWGGFNCLQVAARQPPALKAIVTICSTDDRYEDDIHYKGGTLLNENMGWAATMLAYSSRPPDPDIVGPKWRKMWMERLKAEPFLISTWLKHPHRDDYWKHGSVVENFGAITAATLVVGGWNDAYSNAAPRLMKGLRCPRKAIIGPWAHKYAHFAVPDPKIGFLQEMLRWWDFYLKDIDTKVTQDPDFRVYVMEPWKPGSFPTRIEGRWIGDAYWGVGNTETKTWFLTDKGIASAKGEEKALEITSKQTTGFDGGEYCIIWLGPEFAGDQAKDDSQSITFESPALTDDMDLVGAPAIELEFSVDKPVAHIAVRLNDVWPTGEVSRITYHLQNLTMRVSRGQPTPLVPGQRYRMRIKLDDIAYKVPKGHKLRVAISTSYFPMMWPAPEPVKLTVYAGPSELALPVRKKYAAGQLVHFGEPEGAKPVDLQHLKPASNKREVTVDPKTGETKMSIVDEFGTQLIKPLNLTIWGTGRENYSIMPDDPLSAKMETHWTEARKRGKWEVRTETYGRLTCTKTHWIVWGKIDAFEGKKKVFTKEFKEKIKRDLQ